From Amphiprion ocellaris isolate individual 3 ecotype Okinawa chromosome 10, ASM2253959v1, whole genome shotgun sequence, one genomic window encodes:
- the LOC111587589 gene encoding regulator of G-protein signaling 21-like — MNGLCKTSSVDLHGKKTIDIAWKSRIHTFVQNPLLWRKISRQETNEANLLGESLETVLSRKSGQIAFREFLKLEFCEESLDFWLACQEFKTFDSPEERTQRAASIYEEFIKADSPKQVNLDFYTREIISQSLQQPSSSCFTVAQKKIYSLMENGSFPRFIQSEHYKVLFDAASKQRGLGKHRQAVRIKST, encoded by the exons ATGAATGGGCTCTGCAAGACTTCATCTGTGGACCTCCATGGCAAAAAAACAAT AGATATAGCATGGAAATCCAGAATACATACCTTCGTACAGAATCCACTGCTATGGAGGAAAATCAGCAg acaggaaacaaatgAAGCAAACCTATTGGGAGAATCTCTGGAGACGGTTCTTTCCAGGAAAA GTGGGCAAATAGCATTTCGGGAATTTTTGAAGTTGGAGTTCTGCGAGGAAAGCCTGGACTTCTGGCTTGCCTGTCAAgagttcaaaacttttgacaGTCCAGAGGAACGAACACAGCGAGCAGCGAGTATTTATGAAGAGTTTATCAAGGCCGATTCTCCCAAACAG GTAAACTTGGATTTCTACACAAGAGAAATTATCAGCCAGAGTCTTCAGCAACCGAGTTCATCATGTTTTACTGTGGCTCAGAAGAAAATCTACAGCCTGATGGAGAACGGCTCCTTCCCACGCTTCATTCAGTCGGAGCACTACAAAGTCCTTTTTGATGCAGCCTCTAAGCAGAGAGGCCTTGGGAAGCACCGTCAGGCCGTGAGGATAAAAAGCACTTGA
- the ro60 gene encoding 60 kDa SS-A/Ro ribonucleoprotein, translating to MEPSGSTTSNHTLNSTGGGCPWEVSDKARLCRFLCYGSEGDVYTAREEGRVSMENAGALLSMLQEGRGAEVVEEIKRFSQDGRAVRPGPSFFALALCSQHSELKTRQAALKALKEVCRDPTHMFSFIQYKKELKDGMKCGIWGRALRKAVSDWYNEQDAMSLAAAVTKCKQREGWSHQDLLRLSHTKPAKDAIALISKCITKGWKEVQVAYADKENSEEVVKVLSYLEVVEKVKHSCDETEVISLIEEHKLEREQLLTDHLKSKQVWRALLKEMPLHSVLKILGKMTSNKVLEPGSSETQLVCDRIQSETVLKKAKLHPFSILLASEHYKRGQGYQGKPKWEPDGSILKAMDSAFYKSFMNVEPVGKRFVVAVDVSTSLSSVVPGTSISTAVAAAAITMIFARTEADTHVLAYSEGAVVPCSVSADMTLAEATVELVKIPSGSTDCSLPITWATESGKSVDVFIILTNNPLWTLTASPLESLKKHRQTSGANSKLVMCGLTSIGHAIADTEDRGLLSICGFDLGALSVIRNLAQDLI from the exons ATGGAGCCATCAGGAAGCACTACAAGCAACCACACCCTGAACTCCACAGGTGGTGGTTGTCCATGGGAGGTCAGCGACAAGGCCAGGCTGTGTCGCTTCCTCTGCTACGGCTCAGAGGGAGATGTATACACTGCCAGAGAGGAGGGTCGCGTCAGCATGGAGAACGCCGGAGCCTTGCTGTCCATGCTTCAGGAGGGCCGAGGTGctgaggtggtggaggagataAAAAGGTTCTCTCAGGATGGCCGAGCTGTCAGACCGGGCCCTTCCTTTTTCGCCTTGGCTCTGTGCTCCCAGCACTCAGAGCTGAAGACCAGGCAGGCAGCGCTGAAAGCACTGAAGGAAGTCTGTCGGGACCCTACCcatatgttttctttcatccaGTACAAGAAGGAACTAAAAGACGGCATGAAATGTGGGATTTGGGGACGTGCCCTGAGGAAAGCGGTGTCTGACTGGTACAATGAGCAAGATGCCATGAGTCTAGCTGCCGCTGTGACCAAATGTAAACAGAGAGAGGGCTGGTCACACCAGGATCTGCTCAGACTCTCCCACACCAAACCAGCTAAAGATG CAATTGCCTTGATCAGCAAATGCATAACTAAAGGATGGAAAGAGGTCCAGGTGGCTTACGCAGACAAAGAGAACTCAGAAGAGGTTGTCAAAGTGCTTTCGTATCTCGAAGTGGTGGAGAAGGTCAAGCACAGTTGTGATGAAACAGAGGTCATCAGTTTAATAGAGGAACACAAGCTGGAGAGGGAACAGCTGCTGACAGATCATCTGAAGTCCAAACAG GTGTGGAGAGCTTTGTTGAAGGAAATGCCTCTCCATTCAGTGCTAAAGATCTTGGGAAAGATGACATCAAACAAAGTCCTTGAACCAGGAAGCTCAGAAACACAACTTGTCTGTGACAGAATCCAGAGTGAGACAGTACTAAAGAAG GCAAAGCTCCACCCTTTCAGCATACTCTTGGCATCAGAACACTACAAAAGGGGCCAAGGCTATCAGGGCAAACCAAAATGGGAACCAGACGGCAGCATCCTCAAAGCAATGGACTCTGCCTTTTACAAGAGTTTTATG AATGTGGAGCCTGTAGGTAAACGCTTTGTGGTGGCAGTAGATGTGAGCACGTCGCTGAGCAGCGTTGTCCCAGGAACGTCAATCAGCACTGCTGTCGCCGCTGCAGCCATTACCATG atttttgcaAGGACAGAGGCAGACACACATGTGCTGGCCTACTCTGAAGGCGCTGTGGTTCCGTGCTCTGTTTCTGCTGACATGACACTGGCAGAAGCGACAGTTGAACTGGTTAAG ATCCCAAGTGGGAGCACAGACTGCAGCCTTCCCATCACATGGGCCACAGAGAGTGGAAAGTCTGTAGACGTATTCATCATTCTGACCAACAACCCACTGTGGACGTTGACTGCCAGCCCACTGGAGTCTCTAAAAAAGCACAGACAa ACATCAGGAGCCAATTCCAAGCTGGTGATGTGTGGGCTGACATCCATCGGACACGCCATCGCAGACACAGAAGACAGGGGTTTGCTGAGCATCTGCGGCTTCGACCTTGGAGCTCTGAGCGTCATTCGTAACTTGGCCCAAGATCTGATCTGA
- the cdc73 gene encoding parafibromin yields MADVLSVLRQYNIQKKEIVAKGDEVIFGEFSWPKNVKTNYIIWGTGKEGQPKEYYTLDSILFLLNNVHLPHPSYVRRAATENIPVVRRPDRKGLLSYLNGESSTSTSIDRSAPIEIGLQRPTQVKRAADEVSSEAKKPRIEDEERVRLDKERLAARLEGHKEGIVQTDQIRSLSEAMSVEKIAAIKAKIMAKKRSTIKTDLDDDITLKQRSFVDAEVDVTRDIVSRERVWRTRTTILQSTGKNFSKNIFAILQSVKAREEGRAPEQRPAQNTTQVDPSLRNKQPVPAAYNRYDQERFKGKEETEGFKIDTMGTYHGMTLKSVTEGASARKAQTPALQPVPRPVSQARPPPNQKKGSRTPIIIIPAATTSLITMLNAKDLLQDLKFVTSEEKKKQGLQRDNEVLLQRRKDQIQPGGTTLSVTVPYRIIDQPLKLGPQDWDRVVAVFVQGPAWQFKGWPWLLPDGSPVDIFAKIRAFHLKYDEAKTDPNVQKWDVTVLELSRHRRHLDRPVFLRFWETLDRYMVKHKSHLRF; encoded by the exons ATGGCGGATGTGTTGAGTGTTCTTCGTCAGTATAACATCCAGAAAAAAGAAATCGTCGCCAAAGGAGATGAAGTTATATTTGGAGAGTTCTCCTGGCCGAAAAATGTCAAGACCAACTACATAATCTGGGG TACTGGAAAAGAGGGGCAGCCCAAAGAGTACTATACTTTGGACTCAATCTTGTTCTTGCTCAACAATGTGCATCTGCCACATCCATCGTATGTGCGAAGAGCTGCA ACAGAGAACATCCCTGTTGTCAGACGACCTGATCGAAAGGGCTTACTGTCATATCTCAATGGAGAAAGCT CTACTTCAACGAGCATCGACAGAAGTGCGCCTATAGAAATAGGTCTACAAAGGCCAACGCAGG tcAAAAGAGCAGCTGATGAGGTATCTTCTGAAGCCAAAAAACCACGGATTGAG GATGAGGAGCGAGTGCGTCTGGACAAGGAGCGTCTGGCTGCCCGTCTGGAGGGCCACAAAGAGGGCATTGTGCAGACTGACCAGATcag ATCACTGTCTGAGGCCATGTCAGTGGAGAAAATCGCCGCCATCAAGGCCAAGATTATGGCCAAGAAACGTTCCACCATTAAAACAGATCTGGATGACGATATAACCCTGAAGCAGAGAAGCTTTGTGGATGCAGAAGTGGATGTCACCAGGGATATTGTCAGCAGAGAGAGAGTCTGGAGGACCAGGACAACCATTCTTCAGAGCACTGGAAAG AACTTCTCAAAGAACATCTTTGCCATCCTTCAGTCGGTGAAAGCCAGAGAAGAAGGTCGAGCACCAGAGCAGAGACCAGCACAAAACACTACTCAAGTG GACCCGTCCCTAAGGAACAAGCAACCTGTCCCAGCAGCCTACAACAGATACGATCAGGAGCGATTCAAAGGAAAAGAGG aAACGGAGGGTTTCAAAATCGATACCATGGGCACCTACCACGGCATGACCCTGAAGTCAGTGACG GAAGGCGCATCTGCCCGGAAGGCCCAGACCCCAGCGCTGCAGCCAGTCCCTCGTCCAG TTTCACAAGCCAGACCTCCACCAAATCAGAAGAAAG GCTCTCGGAcacccatcatcatcatccccgCCGCCACCACCTCACTCATCACAATGCTCAATGCAAAGGATCTCCTGCAGGATCTAAA GTTTGTCACatcagaggagaagaagaaacaagGCCTCCAGCGTGACAATGAGGTTCTGCTTCAGAGGCGCAAAGACCAGATCCAGCCCGGCGGCACAACGCTGAGTGTCACCGTGCCGTATCGTATCATCGATCAGCCGCTCAAACTGGGTCCTCAGGACTG GGATCGAGTGGTGGCTGTGTTCGTACAGGGTCCTGCCTGGCAGTTCAAAGGCTGGCCGTGGCTGCTGCCCGACGGATCTCCTGTCGACATTTTCGCCAAAA TTCGAGCCTTTCATTTGAAGTACGACGAGGCAAAGACAGACCCCAACGTGCAGAAGTGGGATGTGACCGTCCTGGAGCTGAGTCGCCACAGACGCCACCTCGACCGGCCCGTCTTCCTGCGCTTCTGGGAAACCCTCGACAG ATACATGGTGAAACACAAATCTCACCTCAGGTTCTGA
- the LOC111587523 gene encoding beta-1,3-galactosyltransferase 2-like, producing MQWKRRHCCTHTAKLLYLLSLLGVLVFLVHQVWLPRFTGMPWWRGHPVVYGGGGLHTTKSKWNTSTSHSVWRLVIVPQPTFKADATISSQERQGFENNLAANTSQSEVGNFTGTMTQGPFPYIINEPDKCAENRPAPFLVLLIATEARQVEARNAIRQTWGNESVAPALGFIRLFLLGRKEGELGLLQQRMLEAESRRHHDIIQQDFLDSYKNLTIKTLMGMNWVAMYCPEASYVMKTDSDMFVNTEYLIYKLLRPELKPRMNYFTGNNMRGFAPNRNKNSKWYMPPELYPSEKYPTFCSGTGYVFSGDVAKKIYQASLSIHHLHLEDVYVGICLAKLRIEPTPPSNEFLFNHWRVSYSSCKYSHLITSHGFHPNELLKYWHHLQSNKRNACLNTFKERAGKTHSTRMNGEKSAQ from the coding sequence ATGCAGTGGAAACGACGCCACTGCTGTACACACACAGCTAAACTCCTTTATCTCCTCTCACTGCTGGGCGTACTGGTCTTTCTGGTCCACCAGGTGTGGCTACCAAGGTTCACTGGTATGCCATGGTGGAGAGGCCATCCTGTGGTGTATGGAGGTGGAGGACTTCATACCACCAAATCCAAATGGAACACGAGCACTTCACATTCAGTGTGGAGGCTTGTGATAGTTCCTCAGCCCACTTTTAAGGCTGATGCTACCATCAGCTCCCAAGAGAGGCAAGGTTTTGAGAATAATCTGGCAGCGAACACAAGTCAAAGTGAAGTGGGAAACTTTACTGGCACAATGACCCAAGGCCCTTTCCCGTATATCATCAATGAACCCGAcaaatgtgcagaaaacagACCTGCACCATTTCTGGTGCTGCTGATTGCCACCGAGGCTCGGCAGGTGGAGGCAAGGAACGCCATACGGCAGACATGGGGGAATGAGAGTGTTGCCCCTGCTCTGGGATTCATACGGCTCTTTCTGCTggggaggaaagagggagagCTGGGACTTCTGCAACAAAGGATGCTAGAAGCGGAGAGCCGGAGGCATCACGATATCATTCAGCAGGACTTTCTGGACTCCTACAAAAACCTGACCATAAAGACTTTGATGGGAATGAACTGGGTAGCAATGTACTGTCCGGAGGCCAGCTACGTCATGAAGACTGACAGTGACATGTTTGTCAACACAGAGTACCTCATTTATAAGCTGCTCAGGCCAGAATTGAAGCCCAGGATGAACTACTTCACAGGAAACAACATGCGAGGCTTTGCACCGAAccgaaataaaaacagcaagtgGTACATGCCCCCAGAGCTGTACCCAAGTGAAAAGTATCCCACCTTCTGCTCTGGGACTGGTTACGTCTTCTCTGGGGATGTGGCAAAGAAAATCTACCAGGCATCTCTAAGTATCCACCACCTGCACCTGGAGGACGTGTATGTGGGAATATGCCTGGCCAAGCTCAGGATTGAGCCCACTCCTCCATCCAATGAGTTCCTATTCAACCACTGGCGGGTGTCTTATTCCAGCTGCAAGTACAGCCATCTGATAACATCCCATGGGTTTCATCCTAACGAGCTCCTCAAATACTGGCATCACCTTCAGAGCAACAAACGCAACGCCTGCCTCAACACATTTAAAGAGAGAGCAGGCAAGACACACTCAACCAGAATGAATGGAGAAAAATCAGCGCAGTGA